A genomic segment from Eriocheir sinensis breed Jianghai 21 unplaced genomic scaffold, ASM2467909v1 Scaffold953, whole genome shotgun sequence encodes:
- the LOC126995011 gene encoding uncharacterized protein LOC126995011 isoform X21 has translation MWYWCAGYPFTGSLVTYTARSFSASVVDSGVFPMWYWCAGYPFTGSLVTYTPRSFSASVVDSGVFPMWYWCAGYPFTGSLVTYTPRSFSASVVDSGVFPMWYWCAGYPFTGSLVTYTARSFSASVVDSGVFPMWYWCAGYPFTGSLVTYTPRSFSASVVDSGVFPMWYWCAGYPFTGSLVTYTPRSFSVVDSGVFPMWYWCAGYPFTGSLVTYTPRSFSASVVDSGVFPMWYWCAGYPFTGSLVTYTPRSFSVVDSGVFPMWYWCAGYPFTGSLVTYTPQLSTHAHPYTVQTPYARVNQHLHSFIPHAGKLWNNLPSSVFPPAYDLNSFKRRVSGHLSSRN, from the exons atgtggtattggtgtgctggatatcccttcactggtagcctggtaacatacactgccaggtctttctctgcctctgtggtggatagtggagtgtttcccatgtggtattggtgtgctggatatcccttcactggtagcctggtaacatacactcccag gtctttctctgcctctgtggtggatagtggagtgtttcccatgtggtattggtgtgctggatatcccttcactggtagcctggtaacatacactcccag gtctttctctgcctctgtggtggatagtggagtgtttcccatgtggtattggtgtgctggatatcccttcactggtagcctggtaacatacactgccaggtctttctctgcctctgtggtggatagtggagtgtttcccatgtggtattggtgtgcaggatatcccttcactggtagcctggtaacatacactcccaggtctttctctgcctctgtggtggatagtggagtgtttcccatgtggtattggtgtgctggatatcccttcactggtagcctggtaacatacactcccaggtctttctctgtggtggatagtggagtgtttcccatgtggtattggtgtgctggatatcccttcactggtagcctggtaacatacactcccaggtctttctctgcctctgtggtggatagtggagtgtttcccatgtggtattggtgtgctggatatcccttcactggtagcctggtaacatacactcccaggtctttctctgtggtggatagtggagtgtttcccatgtggtattggtgtgctggatatcccttcactggtagcctggtaacatatactccacaactttctactcatgctcatccctatactgtccaaaccccttatgcaagagttaaccagcatcttcactctttcatccctcacgctggtaaactctggaacaatcttccttcatctgtatttcctcctgcctacgacttgaactctttcaagaggagggtatcaggacacctctcctcccgaaactga
- the LOC126995011 gene encoding uncharacterized protein LOC126995011 isoform X14 codes for MWYWCAGYPFTGSLVTYTARSFSASVVDSGVFPMWYWCAGYPFTGSLVTYTPRSFSASVVDSGVFPMWYWCAGYPFTGSLVTYTPRSFSASVVDSGVFPMWYWCAGYPFTGSLVTYTPRSFSASVVDSGVFPMWYWCAGYPFTGSLVTYTARSFSASVVDSGVFPMWYWCAGYPFTGSLVTYTPRSFSASVVDSGVFPMWYWCAGYPFTGSLVTYTPRSFSVVDSGVFPMWYWCAGYPFTGSLVTYTPRSFSASVVDSGVFPMWYWCAGYPFTGSLVTYTPRSFSVVDSGVFPMWYWCAGYPFTGSLVTYTPQLSTHAHPYTVQTPYARVNQHLHSFIPHAGKLWNNLPSSVFPPAYDLNSFKRRVSGHLSSRN; via the exons atgtggtattggtgtgctggatatcccttcactggtagcctggtaacatacactgccaggtctttctctgcctctgtggtggatagtggagtgtttcccatgtggtattggtgtgctggatatcccttcactggtagcctggtaacatacactcccag gtctttctctgcctctgtggtggatagtggagtgtttcccatgtggtattggtgtgctggatatcccttcactggtagcctggtaacatacactcccaggtctttctctgcctctgtggtggatagtggagtgtttcccatgtggtattggtgtgctggatatcccttcactggtagcctggtaacatacactcccag gtctttctctgcctctgtggtggatagtggagtgtttcccatgtggtattggtgtgctggatatcccttcactggtagcctggtaacatacactgccaggtctttctctgcctctgtggtggatagtggagtgtttcccatgtggtattggtgtgcaggatatcccttcactggtagcctggtaacatacactcccaggtctttctctgcctctgtggtggatagtggagtgtttcccatgtggtattggtgtgctggatatcccttcactggtagcctggtaacatacactcccaggtctttctctgtggtggatagtggagtgtttcccatgtggtattggtgtgctggatatcccttcactggtagcctggtaacatacactcccaggtctttctctgcctctgtggtggatagtggagtgtttcccatgtggtattggtgtgctggatatcccttcactggtagcctggtaacatacactcccaggtctttctctgtggtggatagtggagtgtttcccatgtggtattggtgtgctggatatcccttcactggtagcctggtaacatatactccacaactttctactcatgctcatccctatactgtccaaaccccttatgcaagagttaaccagcatcttcactctttcatccctcacgctggtaaactctggaacaatcttccttcatctgtatttcctcctgcctacgacttgaactctttcaagaggagggtatcaggacacctctcctcccgaaactga
- the LOC126995011 gene encoding uncharacterized protein LOC126995011 isoform X8 has translation MWYWCAGYPFTGSLVTYTARSFSASVVDSGVFPMWYWCAGYPFTGSLVTYTPRSFSASVVDSGVFPMWYWCAGYPFTGSLVTYTPRSFSASVVDSGVFPMWYWCAGYPFTGSLVTYTPRSFSASVVDSGVFPMWYWCAGYPFTGSLVTYTPRSFSASVVDSGVFPMWYWCAGYPFTGSLVTYTARSFSASVVDSGVFPMWYWCAGYPFTGSLVTYTPRSFSASVVDSGVFPMWYWCAGYPFTGSLVTYTPRSFSVVDSGVFPMWYWCAGYPFTGSLVTYTPRSFSASVVDSGVFPMWYWCAGYPFTGSLVTYTPRSFSVVDSGVFPMWYWCAGYPFTGSLVTYTPQLSTHAHPYTVQTPYARVNQHLHSFIPHAGKLWNNLPSSVFPPAYDLNSFKRRVSGHLSSRN, from the exons atgtggtattggtgtgctggatatcccttcactggtagcctggtaacatacactgccaggtctttctctgcctctgtggtggatagtggagtgtttcccatgtggtattggtgtgctggatatcccttcactggtagcctggtaacatacactcccag gtctttctctgcctctgtggtggatagtggagtgtttcccatgtggtattggtgtgctggatatcccttcactggtagcctggtaacatacactcccag gtctttctctgcctctgtggtggatagtggagtgtttcccatgtggtattggtgtgctggatatcccttcactggtagcctggtaacatacactcccaggtctttctctgcctctgtggtggatagtggagtgtttcccatgtggtattggtgtgctggatatcccttcactggtagcctggtaacatacactcccag gtctttctctgcctctgtggtggatagtggagtgtttcccatgtggtattggtgtgctggatatcccttcactggtagcctggtaacatacactgccaggtctttctctgcctctgtggtggatagtggagtgtttcccatgtggtattggtgtgcaggatatcccttcactggtagcctggtaacatacactcccaggtctttctctgcctctgtggtggatagtggagtgtttcccatgtggtattggtgtgctggatatcccttcactggtagcctggtaacatacactcccaggtctttctctgtggtggatagtggagtgtttcccatgtggtattggtgtgctggatatcccttcactggtagcctggtaacatacactcccaggtctttctctgcctctgtggtggatagtggagtgtttcccatgtggtattggtgtgctggatatcccttcactggtagcctggtaacatacactcccaggtctttctctgtggtggatagtggagtgtttcccatgtggtattggtgtgctggatatcccttcactggtagcctggtaacatatactccacaactttctactcatgctcatccctatactgtccaaaccccttatgcaagagttaaccagcatcttcactctttcatccctcacgctggtaaactctggaacaatcttccttcatctgtatttcctcctgcctacgacttgaactctttcaagaggagggtatcaggacacctctcctcccgaaactga
- the LOC126995011 gene encoding uncharacterized protein LOC126995011 isoform X12, translating into MVLGAMHTNTTWGYPFTGSLVTYTPRSFSASVVDSGVFPMWYWCAGYPFTGSLVTYTPRSFSASVVDSGVFPMWYWCAGYPFTGSLVTYTPRSFSASVVDSGVFPMWYWCAGYPFTGSLVTYTPRSFSASVVDSGVFPMWYWCAGYPFTGSLVTYTARSFSASVVDSGVFPMWYWCAGYPFTGSLVTYTPRSFSASVVDSGVFPMWYWCAGYPFTGSLVTYTPRSFSVVDSGVFPMWYWCAGYPFTGSLVTYTPRSFSASVVDSGVFPMWYWCAGYPFTGSLVTYTPRSFSVVDSGVFPMWYWCAGYPFTGSLVTYTPQLSTHAHPYTVQTPYARVNQHLHSFIPHAGKLWNNLPSSVFPPAYDLNSFKRRVSGHLSSRN; encoded by the exons ATGGTGTTAGGTGCaatgcacaccaataccacatggggatatcccttcactggtagcctggtaacatacactcccaggtctttctctgcctctgtggtggatagtggagtgtttcccatgtggtattggtgtgctggatatcccttcactggtagcctggtaacatacactcccag gtctttctctgcctctgtggtggatagtggagtgtttcccatgtggtattggtgtgctggatatcccttcactggtagcctggtaacatacactcccag gtctttctctgcctctgtggtggatagtggagtgtttcccatgtggtattggtgtgctggatatcccttcactggtagcctggtaacatacactcccag gtctttctctgcctctgtggtggatagtggagtgtttcccatgtggtattggtgtgctggatatcccttcactggtagcctggtaacatacactgccaggtctttctctgcctctgtggtggatagtggagtgtttcccatgtggtattggtgtgcaggatatcccttcactggtagcctggtaacatacactcccaggtctttctctgcctctgtggtggatagtggagtgtttcccatgtggtattggtgtgctggatatcccttcactggtagcctggtaacatacactcccaggtctttctctgtggtggatagtggagtgtttcccatgtggtattggtgtgctggatatcccttcactggtagcctggtaacatacactcccaggtctttctctgcctctgtggtggatagtggagtgtttcccatgtggtattggtgtgctggatatcccttcactggtagcctggtaacatacactcccaggtctttctctgtggtggatagtggagtgtttcccatgtggtattggtgtgctggatatcccttcactggtagcctggtaacatatactccacaactttctactcatgctcatccctatactgtccaaaccccttatgcaagagttaaccagcatcttcactctttcatccctcacgctggtaaactctggaacaatcttccttcatctgtatttcctcctgcctacgacttgaactctttcaagaggagggtatcaggacacctctcctcccgaaactga
- the LOC126995011 gene encoding uncharacterized protein LOC126995011 isoform X3, protein MVLGAMHTNTTWGYPFTGSLVTYTPRSFSASVVDSGVFPMWYWCAGYPFTGSLVTYTPRSFSASVVDSGVFPMWYWCAGYPFTGSLVTYTPRSFSASVVDSGVFPMWYWCAGYPFTGSLVTYTPRSFSASVVDSGVFPMWYWCAGYPFTGSLVTYTPRSFSASVVDSGVFPMWYWCAGYPFTGSLVTYTARSFSASVVDSGVFPMWYWCAGYPFTGSLVTYTPRSFSASVVDSGVFPMWYWCAGYPFTGSLVTYTPRSFSVVDSGVFPMWYWCAGYPFTGSLVTYTPRSFSASVVDSGVFPMWYWCAGYPFTGSLVTYTPRSFSVVDSGVFPMWYWCAGYPFTGSLVTYTPQLSTHAHPYTVQTPYARVNQHLHSFIPHAGKLWNNLPSSVFPPAYDLNSFKRRVSGHLSSRN, encoded by the exons ATGGTGTTAGGTGCaatgcacaccaataccacatggggatatcccttcactggtagcctggtaacatacactcccaggtctttctctgcctctgtggtggatagtggagtgtttcccatgtggtattggtgtgctggatatcccttcactggtagcctggtaacatacactcccag gtctttctctgcctctgtggtggatagtggagtgtttcccatgtggtattggtgtgctggatatcccttcactggtagcctggtaacatacactcccag gtctttctctgcctctgtggtggatagtggagtgtttcccatgtggtattggtgtgctggatatcccttcactggtagcctggtaacatacactcccaggtctttctctgcctctgtggtggatagtggagtgtttcccatgtggtattggtgtgctggatatcccttcactggtagcctggtaacatacactcccag gtctttctctgcctctgtggtggatagtggagtgtttcccatgtggtattggtgtgctggatatcccttcactggtagcctggtaacatacactgccaggtctttctctgcctctgtggtggatagtggagtgtttcccatgtggtattggtgtgcaggatatcccttcactggtagcctggtaacatacactcccaggtctttctctgcctctgtggtggatagtggagtgtttcccatgtggtattggtgtgctggatatcccttcactggtagcctggtaacatacactcccaggtctttctctgtggtggatagtggagtgtttcccatgtggtattggtgtgctggatatcccttcactggtagcctggtaacatacactcccaggtctttctctgcctctgtggtggatagtggagtgtttcccatgtggtattggtgtgctggatatcccttcactggtagcctggtaacatacactcccaggtctttctctgtggtggatagtggagtgtttcccatgtggtattggtgtgctggatatcccttcactggtagcctggtaacatatactccacaactttctactcatgctcatccctatactgtccaaaccccttatgcaagagttaaccagcatcttcactctttcatccctcacgctggtaaactctggaacaatcttccttcatctgtatttcctcctgcctacgacttgaactctttcaagaggagggtatcaggacacctctcctcccgaaactga
- the LOC126995011 gene encoding uncharacterized protein LOC126995011 isoform X25 — translation MWYWCAGYPFTGSLVTYTPRSFSASVVDSGVFPMWYWCAGYPFTGSLVTYTPRSFSASVVDSGVFPMWYWCAGYPFTGSLVTYTARSFSASVVDSGVFPMWYWCAGYPFTGSLVTYTPRSFSASVVDSGVFPMWYWCAGYPFTGSLVTYTPRSFSVVDSGVFPMWYWCAGYPFTGSLVTYTPRSFSASVVDSGVFPMWYWCAGYPFTGSLVTYTPRSFSVVDSGVFPMWYWCAGYPFTGSLVTYTPQLSTHAHPYTVQTPYARVNQHLHSFIPHAGKLWNNLPSSVFPPAYDLNSFKRRVSGHLSSRN, via the exons atgtggtattggtgtgctggatatcccttcactggtagcctggtaacatacactcccaggtctttctctgcctctgtggtggatagtggagtgtttcccatgtggtattggtgtgctggatatcccttcactggtagcctggtaacatacactcccag gtctttctctgcctctgtggtggatagtggagtgtttcccatgtggtattggtgtgctggatatcccttcactggtagcctggtaacatacactgccaggtctttctctgcctctgtggtggatagtggagtgtttcccatgtggtattggtgtgcaggatatcccttcactggtagcctggtaacatacactcccaggtctttctctgcctctgtggtggatagtggagtgtttcccatgtggtattggtgtgctggatatcccttcactggtagcctggtaacatacactcccaggtctttctctgtggtggatagtggagtgtttcccatgtggtattggtgtgctggatatcccttcactggtagcctggtaacatacactcccaggtctttctctgcctctgtggtggatagtggagtgtttcccatgtggtattggtgtgctggatatcccttcactggtagcctggtaacatacactcccaggtctttctctgtggtggatagtggagtgtttcccatgtggtattggtgtgctggatatcccttcactggtagcctggtaacatatactccacaactttctactcatgctcatccctatactgtccaaaccccttatgcaagagttaaccagcatcttcactctttcatccctcacgctggtaaactctggaacaatcttccttcatctgtatttcctcctgcctacgacttgaactctttcaagaggagggtatcaggacacctctcctcccgaaactga
- the LOC126995011 gene encoding uncharacterized protein LOC126995011 isoform X20, with the protein MWYWCAGYPFTGSLVTYTARSFSASVVDSGVFPMWYWCAGYPFTGSLVTYTPRSFSASVVDSGVFPMWYWCAGYPFTGSLVTYTPRSFSASVVDSGVFPMWYWCAGYPFTGSLVTYTARSFSASVVDSGVFPMWYWCAGYPFTGSLVTYTPRSFSASVVDSGVFPMWYWCAGYPFTGSLVTYTPRSFSVVDSGVFPMWYWCAGYPFTGSLVTYTPRSFSASVVDSGVFPMWYWCAGYPFTGSLVTYTPRSFSVVDSGVFPMWYWCAGYPFTGSLVTYTPQLSTHAHPYTVQTPYARVNQHLHSFIPHAGKLWNNLPSSVFPPAYDLNSFKRRVSGHLSSRN; encoded by the exons atgtggtattggtgtgctggatatcccttcactggtagcctggtaacatacactgccag gtctttctctgcctctgtggtggatagtggagtgtttcccatgtggtattggtgtgctggatatcccttcactggtagcctggtaacatacactcccaggtctttctctgcctctgtggtggatagtggagtgtttcccatgtggtattggtgtgctggatatcccttcactggtagcctggtaacatacactcccag gtctttctctgcctctgtggtggatagtggagtgtttcccatgtggtattggtgtgctggatatcccttcactggtagcctggtaacatacactgccaggtctttctctgcctctgtggtggatagtggagtgtttcccatgtggtattggtgtgcaggatatcccttcactggtagcctggtaacatacactcccaggtctttctctgcctctgtggtggatagtggagtgtttcccatgtggtattggtgtgctggatatcccttcactggtagcctggtaacatacactcccaggtctttctctgtggtggatagtggagtgtttcccatgtggtattggtgtgctggatatcccttcactggtagcctggtaacatacactcccaggtctttctctgcctctgtggtggatagtggagtgtttcccatgtggtattggtgtgctggatatcccttcactggtagcctggtaacatacactcccaggtctttctctgtggtggatagtggagtgtttcccatgtggtattggtgtgctggatatcccttcactggtagcctggtaacatatactccacaactttctactcatgctcatccctatactgtccaaaccccttatgcaagagttaaccagcatcttcactctttcatccctcacgctggtaaactctggaacaatcttccttcatctgtatttcctcctgcctacgacttgaactctttcaagaggagggtatcaggacacctctcctcccgaaactga
- the LOC126995011 gene encoding uncharacterized protein LOC126995011 isoform X19, which yields MVLGAMHTNTTWGYPFTGSLVTYTPRSFSASVVDSGVFPMWYWCAGYPFTGSLVTYTPRSFSASVVDSGVFPMWYWCAGYPFTGSLVTYTPRSFSASVVDSGVFPMWYWCAGYPFTGSLVTYTARSFSASVVDSGVFPMWYWCAGYPFTGSLVTYTPRSFSASVVDSGVFPMWYWCAGYPFTGSLVTYTPRSFSVVDSGVFPMWYWCAGYPFTGSLVTYTPRSFSASVVDSGVFPMWYWCAGYPFTGSLVTYTPRSFSVVDSGVFPMWYWCAGYPFTGSLVTYTPQLSTHAHPYTVQTPYARVNQHLHSFIPHAGKLWNNLPSSVFPPAYDLNSFKRRVSGHLSSRN from the exons ATGGTGTTAGGTGCaatgcacaccaataccacatggggatatcccttcactggtagcctggtaacatacactcccaggtctttctctgcctctgtggtggatagtggagtgtttcccatgtggtattggtgtgctggatatcccttcactggtagcctggtaacatacactcccag gtctttctctgcctctgtggtggatagtggagtgtttcccatgtggtattggtgtgctggatatcccttcactggtagcctggtaacatacactcccag gtctttctctgcctctgtggtggatagtggagtgtttcccatgtggtattggtgtgctggatatcccttcactggtagcctggtaacatacactgccaggtctttctctgcctctgtggtggatagtggagtgtttcccatgtggtattggtgtgcaggatatcccttcactggtagcctggtaacatacactcccaggtctttctctgcctctgtggtggatagtggagtgtttcccatgtggtattggtgtgctggatatcccttcactggtagcctggtaacatacactcccaggtctttctctgtggtggatagtggagtgtttcccatgtggtattggtgtgctggatatcccttcactggtagcctggtaacatacactcccaggtctttctctgcctctgtggtggatagtggagtgtttcccatgtggtattggtgtgctggatatcccttcactggtagcctggtaacatacactcccaggtctttctctgtggtggatagtggagtgtttcccatgtggtattggtgtgctggatatcccttcactggtagcctggtaacatatactccacaactttctactcatgctcatccctatactgtccaaaccccttatgcaagagttaaccagcatcttcactctttcatccctcacgctggtaaactctggaacaatcttccttcatctgtatttcctcctgcctacgacttgaactctttcaagaggagggtatcaggacacctctcctcccgaaactga
- the LOC126995011 gene encoding uncharacterized protein LOC126995011 isoform X24: MVLGAMHTNTTWGYPFTGSLVTYTPRSFSASVVDSGVFPMWYWCAGYPFTGSLVTYTPRSFSASVVDSGVFPMWYWCAGYPFTGSLVTYTPRSFSASVVDSGVFPMWYWCAGYPFTGSLVTYTPRSFSASVVDSGVFPMWYWCAGYPFTGSLVTYTPRSFSVVDSGVFPMWYWCAGYPFTGSLVTYTPRSFSASVVDSGVFPMWYWCAGYPFTGSLVTYTPRSFSVVDSGVFPMWYWCAGYPFTGSLVTYTPQLSTHAHPYTVQTPYARVNQHLHSFIPHAGKLWNNLPSSVFPPAYDLNSFKRRVSGHLSSRN, from the exons ATGGTGTTAGGTGCaatgcacaccaataccacatggggatatcccttcactggtagcctggtaacatacactcccaggtctttctctgcctctgtggtggatagtggagtgtttcccatgtggtattggtgtgctggatatcccttcactggtagcctggtaacatacactcccag gtctttctctgcctctgtggtggatagtggagtgtttcccatgtggtattggtgtgctggatatcccttcactggtagcctggtaacatacactcccag gtctttctctgcctctgtggtggatagtggagtgtttcccatgtggtattggtgtgcaggatatcccttcactggtagcctggtaacatacactcccaggtctttctctgcctctgtggtggatagtggagtgtttcccatgtggtattggtgtgctggatatcccttcactggtagcctggtaacatacactcccaggtctttctctgtggtggatagtggagtgtttcccatgtggtattggtgtgctggatatcccttcactggtagcctggtaacatacactcccaggtctttctctgcctctgtggtggatagtggagtgtttcccatgtggtattggtgtgctggatatcccttcactggtagcctggtaacatacactcccaggtctttctctgtggtggatagtggagtgtttcccatgtggtattggtgtgctggatatcccttcactggtagcctggtaacatatactccacaactttctactcatgctcatccctatactgtccaaaccccttatgcaagagttaaccagcatcttcactctttcatccctcacgctggtaaactctggaacaatcttccttcatctgtatttcctcctgcctacgacttgaactctttcaagaggagggtatcaggacacctctcctcccgaaactga